CCGGGTAATTGGTGCTGAGCAGTGTCACCGTGTCAGACCCGGCGACCTGCCCAGCGGTACGCGGCGTCAGCCCGACGCCGTTGCCGGTGGAGACGGGGATGCGGCCCATCAGGTTGGGAAGATTGAAATAGCTCTGTAGATCACCGCCGTAGGTGTTGCCGATGACCGCGTAGAGGGTGTTGTTCTGCGAGATACCAACTTGCTGGCCGTTGCATTGCGACCAGTTGGCGGGCGGAAAGGTGAAGCCGAAAGCGCGGATTTCACCGGTGAACGGATCAGCCATGACGGGTTCCTTACGTGAAGGAAAGCGGGAGGGGGAGAGTCGCGGGAGACGCGACCTCAGTTGCGGCTGGGGTAGATGCCCTGCATGGCCAGGATGTAGGTCAGCGCGATGAACGGCATCGTGTTGTCGTGCGGCAGGGCGCCGCCACCCGTGCTTCCCAGGGCGGAACCGATGTAGGTGGTGTACAGCTGGCCAATCGTCCCGTGGACGTCGGTGGTGTAGGGCCCCTTGACCGTCGCCGAAGGGTTTTTCGCGAACATGTTGCCCGACGCCGTCGCGCTGGTGGCCGTCACGCCGCTGGCATAGAAGGGGTGGCTGTGGGAGGGTATGTTGTTCTGCACCAACGTCACCGTCTCCGTGCCACCACTCTCGCCCAGCGTACGGTTGGTCAGGCCCAGCCCCTGGCCTTGGCCGATGGGCGTGCGGCCCTGATAGTCCGGCAGGTTGAAATTGGTGACGCCGTTGCCGCCGTATGTCGTGACGATCAAGGCGAACAGCGCCTGGTTCTGGCTGATGGCGACCGTGGCGCCGTTGCAGGCAGCCCAGTGCTGCGGAACGTAGGGTCCGGCGAAAATGCGGATTTCGCCCAGGAAGCATTCGGACATGCGTGTCCTCCCATATGCGTCGGATAGCGGGGAAGGGTCAGTTGCGTGGCGGGAAAACGCCGGACATGGCGATGCAGTAATTGGCCACGGCCCACGGCTGCATATTGGCCACCGGCACGCTACCGCCAGCGATGGCAATGCTGGCTGAGTTCAACGCGACCAGCGTGCCGGCTTGGGCGGGGGGGATATATACGAACGAGCCCCCGCTGACATTGCCCGGCAAACGCCCCGCCAACGATGTGGGAGGGGTCGTCCCGTTCGTGTTCGCGACGCTGGTGGAATGGGTGTGCGTGGGCAGGTTCTGTAGGGTCAGCCCCACGGTCTCGGAACCGGCGGACAGGCCGACCGTCGGCATCGTCTGGCTGAGGTGGCGGGGCGTGCGGCCGCGCAGGTCCGGCAGGTTGAAGTTGCTGGTACCGTTACCGCCGTAATAAACACCGATCAGCGAATACAGCGCGATGTTCTGCTGCAGGTTCAATGTCGCGCCATTGCACAACGCCCAGCCCTTGGGCGCCCAATTCCAGGTGAAAATGCGGATTTCGCCAACGAATGGGTCCATATCTCGGCCTCCCTGTAACTTCCTGTCGAGGGAATTTGTGATTAATTCTTACACGCCTAGGTAAGCTCTCGCTGAGAGTAACCCTGTAGCGCGACAAAAACCACAAAGTTAATCACGCAAAAGATTAGGTCTTCGCGGGCGCGCCTGCCTCTTTTGATGCATCACCCGTTTGGCCCCCAAGCTCCGTGGCCGGCCGTTCCGGCGGCTGGGTTCGCAACAATTGCAATTTCCCTTTATAGGGATGCTGAAAAGGTCCATCGGGCAGGTGCACCCGCTGCTGATGCAGGTAGCCTTCCCGGAAACCGGGGCTGTAAGGCCGCCGGATATCGGGTTTGAACGCCACGTCGTACAATTCCGTCACCGGCCCGGCGATGGTCAGCCAGTGCGCGTTCCGCCCCGTGCGCAAATCGATGATCTGCAAGCCGCAGCGCTGCTGTATTTGTCCGGCCGCCAGCTTGTCATGCAGCGCCATGCCCTTGCCGAAACTGTTGGGGCGCAGTTGCGACAGGCCGATGACCGCATAGTCACCGACGAAGGCCAAGCCACGGGCGAAGCCGGGGCAGTCGGCCACAGGCACGAAACCGCCCCGTTCGGGATCGACATAGCCGAATTCACCGGCGGCGGAGTTCAGCAGCCATAGCCGATCACGGTACCAGCGGGGTGAATGGGGCATGGACAGACCCTGGGCCATGACCTCACCCGAATCCAAGTCGATCACCATGCCGCCGCCGTTGCGGGTGGTCCGCCACCCCACCGGCTCATCATAGCGCCCGCAGATCGTGGCATAGGCCACCCGCCCGTCCCGCGCGCCGATGCCGTTCAGGTGGCAGCGGTCCTCCACTGCCAGGGCGGACACGAAGTCCGGCGCCCACAGCGGGCGAAAGTTGTATTGTTCATCCAGCGCCGCGATGCAGCTGAAGTTGGTATTGGCGAACACCAACTCATGGTGTTCGCCCATGAATTCGACGTCGGCCAGGATGTCATGCGTGTCGCAAGGCCCCACGAAATAGCCTTTGCGCGGCATGTAGACGGCGCCATAGCCCTTGCCGTCCACCATCGCCGGACCCGTATTGGCGAATTTCCAAATCTGCTCGCGATTGCCAACCCACAGCTTCTCGCCATCAACGGCCAGCCCCATGGCCGTGCCCACGACGCGATCCAGCACGTGCAGGCCACCGTCCACCACGTACAGGAAAATCAGGCGGCCGGACTGATAGGTGGACAGGATCAGATTGCCCCCCGTCTCCTCCAGCCATTGGGTCAGCCCGTCGGAGGGCAGGAACTGCGGCGGCGGCAGCTTGTCCTGAACTGAAACAGATACCGGGGCTGGCGTCGACGCCTCCAGTTGTGCTTCCCCACCCAGCCCGGTCACGCGCGTTTCGGACGCCATGGACCACAATCCCCTGCTGTATTTCTTACGCGATCAGCTTGGCCAGACGTGCCCTTCATAGCGACCCAGCCCTGTCTCACCGCTTTGTATCTAACAAATCCATTTGGTTAAAGCCAGGAACTGCGCCAGCCCGCCGTTACATTTCCATTAATACTGGACCCTTCACCCCTTCCATCCAGCGTATTACCTCGGAAAATGGAGAAGAGCCGAATGTCCCAGCGTCCCGGATTTATTAAAACCGATACTTCTGGATAGGGCATCCTAAGCGGACGGGACTAGACCGCCACGATCGGAACCATCCATCACATCTGATCACAAAAGTTGATCTCTTCGGAGATAGGCCCTTTTGCCGCAAAATATGTGGCAGATGACCCTAACTTGTGGTTTAAGCGGAACAGGGGAACAGTTGCACCACATGATGGCATTTCTCCCAACGTGGAGACGTCGGGCGGTTGCAGTTCCCGGTGGCTTTTATATCCCTTTTGGTGAGTGAACACCATGCCCGACGGTTCGCGCCCCCCGGCAAGCCCCCCTCGCAAGAACGCCCCGCGCGCCCTGCGCCTGGCCCTTGAGCCCCGCATGATGTTCGACGCCGCCGCCGCCGCCACGGCGGCGACGGTCACCAAGACGGCAACCACCACGGCGGCCACCGCCGATACGCACGACACCGCCAGCACCCAGGCGCTGCTGGACGCGGCGTCCAAGGCCGCGGCGACGGCCGCGACTGACGCGGCCAAGACCACAAGCGCCACCGACGCCAGCAAAACCACGACCGATGCATCGACCGCCACGGCGGCAACGGTGACCGCCGCAGCCGCCGTCACCCCCACGACGACGACCAGTACGGTGCATGAGGTGGTCATCGTCGATACCAGCGTGGCGGACTACCAGACCCTGATCGCGGGCATGGACCCCAGCGTGCCCGTCATCCTGCTGGGCGAGGGCCAGCGCACCGTCCACGGCATCGCCCAGGCCTTGTCCGGCTACAGCAACCTGGACACCATCATCCTGGTGACGGAGGGCGGCGACGGCGGCATCATCCTGGGTGGCACCCATGTGCTGACGGACGGCGATCTGGCCAGCCGCGCCACCGACCTGGCGGCCATCGGCGCGTCGATGAAGTCGGGCGGCGATTTCCTGCTGTTGGGCTGCTCCATCGCCGCCGACGACACCGGCAAGCAGTTCGTGGACGATTTCGCCCGCTATCTGGGCAACGACATTGATGTCGCCGCCTCCACCAACCGCACGGGCCCCGCGGCCCTGGGGGGTGATTGGGTGCTGGAATACACCACGGGCGCGGCCATCGACACGGTTCTGCCCTTCACCGTGGCCGGCATGCAGAACATCGACCACTGCCTGGGTTGCACGGCCAGCACGCTCAACGGTGGCTTCGCCAAGATTTACCACAACGGCACCTACATCGGCTTCTATACCGCCAACGCTGGCAGCCCCTATGTCGGATTTTGGGGTGCCGGCGGCCCCGGCACGGCCATCGATCCCTCTCAATCCGTCTATGGCGAGACCCTGAGCCAATTCCTGGCCGATCCCACCGTGGCGCAATGCCAGAGCGGACCGTCGCTCGGCGGCACCCACACCAGCACGGCCAACGACACCGGCACGGCCACCCCGTTCAGCAGCGTTACCTTCAGCGACGGCAACAGCGTCGCCAGCTACACCGTCAGCATCACCCTGGACGCCAACAACGGCACGCTGACCGGCACGGGCCTGACCAGCACGGACAGCACCCACTACACCCTGACCGCCAGCAGCGCCGCGACGCTGCAGAGCGAACTGCAGGCCCTGGTCTTCCATCCCACCACCAACCAGGTGGCCGCGGGGTCGACCAAGGTCACCACCTTCACCCTGACACCCAACGACAGTGCGGGCACCGCCGGCACGGCGGACAGCACCAGCAAGATCACCGTCACCTCGATCAACGACGCACCGGTGCTGGATGCCACCAAGTCGCCGGCCTTCACCTCGGAACCCCAAACCAGCACCGCGGCGCCCAGCGGCACCGTCGGCACCCTGGTGTCGTCGCTGGTCGCCATTGGCAGCGGAATCAGCAACGTCACCGACCCCGACGTCAGCGCGGCGACGGGTATCGCCATCACCGCCACCGACACCAGCCATGGCACATGGTGGTACAGCACGAACGGCGGCAGCACCTGGACCGCCGTCGGCACGGTCAGCAACACCAGCGCCCTGCTGCTGAAGGCGGATGCCAATACCCGCCTGTATTTCCAGGTGGCGGACAGCACCTATGCCGGCACGCTGACATCGGCCATCACCATCCGCGCGTGGGACCAAACCACCGGTACCGCCGGCAGCACGGCGACCACCGCCACCAACGGCGGCACCACCGCCTTTTCCAGCGCCACCGACACCGTCAGCCTGACCATCACCCCGGTTCCCCCCACGGTCACCGACGCCAACATCACCGTCAGCGGTGGCAGCGGCGGCACCGCCACCACCTTCCTCGCCGGGAACACGGTCACTGTCACCTGGAACAACACCGCCAGCGGCGACAACAACATCATTACCATCAGCACCGTTACCGTGGACTTCAGCGCCTTCGGCGGCAGCAGCGCCCAGAGCGCCATTAATACCAGCGGCACCTGGACCGCCACCTACACCCTGCCCGCCACCGTTACGTTGGGCAGCAATAAGAACATCACCGTCACCGTCACCGACAACGCCAGCAACATCACCACCACTGCCGACACCAGCAATTCCACCGTCGCCAACAGCGCGCCGGTGCTGGACGCCAGCAAATCGCCGGCCCTGCCCAACGAACTCAACACCACATCCTCCCTGCCCACCATCGGCGCAGGCACTCTGGTTTCCACCCTGGTCGCCAACGGCAGCGGCATCGCCAATGTCACCGATGGAAATTCCGGCGCCCTGCTGGGCATCGCCATCACCGGCACGGACAGCACCCAGGGCACGTGGTGGTACAGCACCGACGGCGGCAGCAATTGGACGGTGATCGGGACCGTCAGCAACACCAGCGCCCTGCTGCTGGCGGCCGACAGCAATACCCGCCTGTATTTCCAGGTGACATCCAGCAGCAGCTACACCGGCACCTTGGCTTCCGCCCTGACCATCCGCGCCTGGGACGAGACCAGCGGCAGCGCCGGCAGCACGGTGAGCACCGCCACCAACGGCGGTACCACCGCCTTCTCCGCCACCACCGACACCGTCAGCCTGACCATCACCGGGCCCAACGTCGCCCCCACCCTGACGGTCACCAGCAGCAATCCCACCTTCACGGAAAAGGGCGCCGCCGCCACCCTGTTCACCAGTGCGGCCGCCGGCCTGGGCGGTACCGATACCGGGCAGAACATCAGCCAGCTGGTGCTGACCGTCAGCAACCTGGCCGATGGCGCCAATGAGATCCTGTCGGTCGACGGCACCAACGTGGCACTGACCAACGGGCAACAGCGTCACCACCGCCACCAACGGCTACAGCGTCGCCGTCAGCGTCACCAGCGGCACCGCCACCGTCACCATCAGCGGCACGATGACCACCACGGCGGCCAACACGCTGGTCAACGGCCTGGCCTACAAGGACAGCAGCACCGACCCGACCACCACCAGCAGCCGCGTGGTCACCCTGACCAGCATCAAGGATGATGGCGGCACCAGCGACGGCGGCGTGGATACCACCACCCTGGCCGCCGCAACCACCGTCAGCCTGGTACCCGTCAACGACGCCCCCACCCTCACCACCACCGCCGCCACCACCCCCACCTTCACCGAGGGCGGCAGCGCGGCCAGCCTGTTCAGCGGCACGGCCATCAGCACCATCGAGGCCGGACAGACCATCCAGACCCTCAAGCTCACCGTCGCCGGACTGGCTGACGGGGCATCGGAAGTGCTGTCCATCGACGGCACCAGCGTCGCCCTGACCAACGGCAACAGCGTCACCACGGCCGCCAACGGCTACAGCGTCGCCGTCAGCCTCACCAGCGGCACCGCCACCGTCACCGTCACCAAGACCGGCAACTTCTCCGCCAGTGCGGCGCAGACCCTGGTCAACGGCCTCACCTATAGCGACACCAGCGACGACCCCACCGTCGGCAGCGGCCGTACCATCACCCTGACCCAGATCCAGGACAGCGGCGGCACCAGCAACGGCGGCATCGACACCAGCACCCTGGCCGCCGCCACCACCGTCACCCTGGTACCCGTCAACGACGCCCCCACCCTCACCACCACGGCCGCCACCACCCCCACCTTCACCGAGGGCGGCAGCGCGGCCAGCCTGTTCAGCGGCACGGCCATCAGCACCATCGAGGCCGGACAGACCATCCAGACCCTCAAGCTCACCGTCGCCGGACTGGCTGACGGGGCATCGGAAGTGCTGTCCATCGACGGCACCAGCGTCGCCCTGACCAACGGCAACAGTGTCACCACCGCCGCCAACGGCTACAGCGTCGCTGTCAGCCTCACCAGCGGCACCGCCACCGTCACCATCACCAAGACCGGCAACTTCTCCACCGCCGCCGCCCAGACCCTGGTCAACGGCCTCACCTACAGCGACGCCAGCGACGACCCCACCGTCGGCAGCGGCCGCACCATCACCCTGACCCAGATCCAGGATAGCGGCGGCACCAGCAACGGCGGCATCGACACCAGCACCCTGGCCGCCGCCACCACCGTCACCCTGGTACCCGTCAACGACGCCCCCACCCTCACCACCACGGCCGCCACCACCCCCACCTTCACCGAGGGCGGCAGCGCGGCCAGCCTGTTCAGCGGCACGGCCATCAACACCATCGAGGCCGGACAGACCATCCAGACCCTCAAGCTCACCGTCGCCGGACTGGCTGACGGGGCATCGGAAGTGCTGTCCATCGACGGCACCAGCGTCGCCCTGACCAACGGCAACAGCGTCACCACCGCCGCCAACGGCTACAGCGTCGCCGTCAGCCTCACCAGCGGCACCGCCACCGTCACCGTCACCAAGACCGGCAACTTCTCCGCCAGTGCGGCGCAGACCCTGGTCAACGGCCTCACCTATAGCGACACCAGCGACGACCCCACCGTCGGCAGCGGCCGTACCATCACCCTGACCCAGATCCAGGACAGCGGCGGCACCAGCAACGGCGGCATCGACACCAGCACCCTGGCCGCCGCCACCACCGTCACCCTGGTACCCGTCAACGACGCCCCCACCCTCACCACCACGGCCGCCACCACCCCCACCTTCACCGAGGGCGGCAGCGCGGCCAGCCTGTTCAGCGGCACGGCCATCAGCACCATCGAGGCCGGACAGACCATCCAGACCCTCAAGCTCACCGTCGCCGGACTGGCTGACGGGGCATCGGAAGTGCTGTCCATCGACGGCACCAGCGTCGCCCTGACCAACGGCAACAGTGTCACCACCGCCGCCAACGGCTACAGCGTCGCTGTCAGCCTCACCAGCGGCACCGCCACCGTCACCATCACCAAGACAGGTAACTTCTCCGCCAGTGCGGCCCAGACCCTGGTCAACGGCCTGACCTACAGCGACACCAGCGACGACCCCACCGTCGGCAGCGGCCGCACCATCACCCTGACCCAGATCCAGGATAGCGGCGGCACCAGCAACGGCGGCATCGACACCAGCACCCTGGCCGCCGCCACCACCGTCACCCTGGTACCCGTCAACGACGCCCCCACCCTCACCACCACGGCCGCCACCACCCCCACCTTCACCGAGGGCGGCAGCGCGGCCAGCCTGTTCAGCGGCACGGCCATCAACACCATCGAGGCCGGACAGACCATCCAGACCCTCAAGCTCACCGTCGCCGGACTGGCTGACGGGGCATCGGAAGTGCTGTCCATCGACGGCACCAGCGTCGCCCTGACCAACGGCAACAGCGTCACCACCGCCGCCAACGGCTACAGCGTCGCCGTCAGCCTCACCAGCGGCACCGCCACCGTCACCATCACCAAGACCGGCAACTTCTCCACCAGTGCGGCGCAGACCCTGGTCAACGGCCTCACCTATAGCGACACCAGCGACGACCCCACCGTCGGCAGCGGCCGTACCATCACCCTGACCCAGATCCAGGACAGCGGCGGCACCAGCAACGGCGGCATCGACACCAGCACCCTGGCCGCCGCCACCACCGTCACCCTGGTACCCGTCAACGACGCCCCCACCCTCACCACCACGGCCGCCACCACCCCCACCTTCACCGAGGGCGGCAGCGCGGCCAGCCTGTTCAGCGGCACGGCCATCAGCACCATCGAGGCCGGACAGACCATCCAGACCCTCAAGCTCACCGTCGCCGGACTGGCTGACGGGGCATCGGAAGTGCTGTCCATCGACGGCACCAGCGTCGCCCTGACCAACGGCAACAGTGTCACCACCGCCGCCAACGGCTACAGCGTCGCTGTCAGCCTCACCAGCGGCACCGCCACCGTCACCATCACCAAGACAGGTAACTTCTCCGCCAGTGCGGCCCAGACCCTGGTCAACGGCCTGACCTACAGCGACACCAGCGACGACCCCACCGTCGGCAGCGGCCGCACCATCACCCTGACCCAGATCCAGGACGGCGGCGGCACCAGCAACGGCGGCATCGACACCAGCACTCTGGCCGCCACCACCACCGTCACCCTGGTACCCGTCAACGACGCCCCCACC
The sequence above is drawn from the Azospirillaceae bacterium genome and encodes:
- a CDS encoding tail fiber protein; protein product: MADPFTGEIRAFGFTFPPANWSQCNGQQVGISQNNTLYAVIGNTYGGDLQSYFNLPNLMGRIPVSTGNGVGLTPRTAGQVAGSDTVTLLSTNYPAHNHTMNVDAPSATANPQFVEEPSSATYLTRTTVQYMYVAPTSTAPTGYSLAAASIGPTGAAAPVPRSNDQPYLVMNFCICQFGEFPSRP
- a CDS encoding tail fiber protein; this translates as MSECFLGEIRIFAGPYVPQHWAACNGATVAISQNQALFALIVTTYGGNGVTNFNLPDYQGRTPIGQGQGLGLTNRTLGESGGTETVTLVQNNIPSHSHPFYASGVTATSATASGNMFAKNPSATVKGPYTTDVHGTIGQLYTTYIGSALGSTGGGALPHDNTMPFIALTYILAMQGIYPSRN
- a CDS encoding tail fiber protein: MDPFVGEIRIFTWNWAPKGWALCNGATLNLQQNIALYSLIGVYYGGNGTSNFNLPDLRGRTPRHLSQTMPTVGLSAGSETVGLTLQNLPTHTHSTSVANTNGTTPPTSLAGRLPGNVSGGSFVYIPPAQAGTLVALNSASIAIAGGSVPVANMQPWAVANYCIAMSGVFPPRN
- a CDS encoding TIGR03032 family protein → MASETRVTGLGGEAQLEASTPAPVSVSVQDKLPPPQFLPSDGLTQWLEETGGNLILSTYQSGRLIFLYVVDGGLHVLDRVVGTAMGLAVDGEKLWVGNREQIWKFANTGPAMVDGKGYGAVYMPRKGYFVGPCDTHDILADVEFMGEHHELVFANTNFSCIAALDEQYNFRPLWAPDFVSALAVEDRCHLNGIGARDGRVAYATICGRYDEPVGWRTTRNGGGMVIDLDSGEVMAQGLSMPHSPRWYRDRLWLLNSAAGEFGYVDPERGGFVPVADCPGFARGLAFVGDYAVIGLSQLRPNSFGKGMALHDKLAAGQIQQRCGLQIIDLRTGRNAHWLTIAGPVTELYDVAFKPDIRRPYSPGFREGYLHQQRVHLPDGPFQHPYKGKLQLLRTQPPERPATELGGQTGDASKEAGAPAKT
- a CDS encoding DUF4347 domain-containing protein, producing the protein MPDGSRPPASPPRKNAPRALRLALEPRMMFDAAAAATAATVTKTATTTAATADTHDTASTQALLDAASKAAATAATDAAKTTSATDASKTTTDASTATAATVTAAAAVTPTTTTSTVHEVVIVDTSVADYQTLIAGMDPSVPVILLGEGQRTVHGIAQALSGYSNLDTIILVTEGGDGGIILGGTHVLTDGDLASRATDLAAIGASMKSGGDFLLLGCSIAADDTGKQFVDDFARYLGNDIDVAASTNRTGPAALGGDWVLEYTTGAAIDTVLPFTVAGMQNIDHCLGCTASTLNGGFAKIYHNGTYIGFYTANAGSPYVGFWGAGGPGTAIDPSQSVYGETLSQFLADPTVAQCQSGPSLGGTHTSTANDTGTATPFSSVTFSDGNSVASYTVSITLDANNGTLTGTGLTSTDSTHYTLTASSAATLQSELQALVFHPTTNQVAAGSTKVTTFTLTPNDSAGTAGTADSTSKITVTSINDAPVLDATKSPAFTSEPQTSTAAPSGTVGTLVSSLVAIGSGISNVTDPDVSAATGIAITATDTSHGTWWYSTNGGSTWTAVGTVSNTSALLLKADANTRLYFQVADSTYAGTLTSAITIRAWDQTTGTAGSTATTATNGGTTAFSSATDTVSLTITPVPPTVTDANITVSGGSGGTATTFLAGNTVTVTWNNTASGDNNIITISTVTVDFSAFGGSSAQSAINTSGTWTATYTLPATVTLGSNKNITVTVTDNASNITTTADTSNSTVANSAPVLDASKSPALPNELNTTSSLPTIGAGTLVSTLVANGSGIANVTDGNSGALLGIAITGTDSTQGTWWYSTDGGSNWTVIGTVSNTSALLLAADSNTRLYFQVTSSSSYTGTLASALTIRAWDETSGSAGSTVSTATNGGTTAFSATTDTVSLTITGPNVAPTLTVTSSNPTFTEKGAAATLFTSAAAGLGGTDTGQNISQLVLTVSNLADGANEILSVDGTNVALTNGQQRHHRHQRLQRRRQRHQRHRHRHHQRHDDHHGGQHAGQRPGLQGQQHRPDHHQQPRGHPDQHQG